A genomic region of Cyprinus carpio isolate SPL01 chromosome B11, ASM1834038v1, whole genome shotgun sequence contains the following coding sequences:
- the LOC109072092 gene encoding keratin, type I cytoskeletal 19-like → MSSFKTCPESCSETCSETCSFTFPKTCSDTCVKTCSETCSETCSFTFPKTCSDTCVKTCSETCSETCSFTFPKTCSDTCVKTCSETCSETSSFTFPKTCSDTCVKTCSETCSETCSFTFPKTCSDTCVKTCSETCPKPCSVSNPKSSFSSFSMTSKSIIGPRLCGTVAPKAYSVYGCGFGEKTRISTCSYRLNAGSPGGRFGARIMTGGCYDYLQNSEKATMQDLNDRLASYLDKVHFLEAANVTLEKQIREYYEKKGLICQRDYSCYFKTIDCLQEKIKDATVNNGKILLQIDNAKLAAEDFKIKHENEAMIRQCVKADVDNLRCILEKTCLAKADLETQNCALQEELVYLKKTHQEDVAALLCQLTDKKVCVEVDAAPQQDLKKVLEDTRCHYETIIDKHCRKQERWFKEKVADLCKDAATNTECLETSISQISDLRRTLQSLEIELQSQISMKGALECSLLETEARYSTMLAGFQKHIDTYEAELCQVRSGIEQQGRDYAALLDIKSRLEQEIATYRCLLEKQDIKS, encoded by the exons ATGTCATCCTTCAAAACCTGCCCAGAATCCTGCTCTGAGACCTGCTCCGAGACTTGCTCCTTCACCTTCCCCAAGACCTGCTCCGATACCTGTGTGAAGACTTGCTCTGAGACCTGCTCCGAGACTTGCTCCTTCACCTTCCCCAAGACCTGCTCCGATACCTGTGTGAAGACTTGCTCTGAGACCTGCTCCGAGACTTGCTCCTTCACCTTCCCCAAGACCTGCTCTGATACCTGTGTGAAGACTTGCTCTGAGACCTGCTCTGAGACTTCCTCCTTCACCTTCCCCAAGACCTGCTCTGATACCTGTGTGAAGACTTGCTCTGAGACCTGCTCCGAGACTTGCTCCTTCACCTTCCCCAAGACCTGCTCCGATACCTGTGTGAAGACTTGCTCTGAGACCTGCCCCAAGCCATGCTCTGTCTCCAACCCCAAGTCCTCCTTCAGCTCTTTCTCCATGACTTCAAAGTCCATAATCGGTCCTCGTCTTTGTGGTACAGTTGCGCCTAAAGCTTACAGTGTCTATGGCTGTGGTTTTGGAGAAAAGACACGCATCTCTACCTGCTCTTATCGTTTAAATGCTGGCTCCCCTGGTGGAAGATTTGGCGCAAGAATCATGACTGGAGGGTGTTATGACTACCTCCAGAATAGCGAGAAGGCCACCATGCAAGACTTGAATGACCGTCTGGCATCATACCTAGATAAGGTGCACTTTCTGGAGGCTGCCAATGTTACTCTGGAGAAGCAGATCCGGGAGTACTATGAAAAGAAGGGGCTGATCTGCCAGAGGGACTACAGCTGCTACTTCAAGACCATCGATTGCCTTCAGGAAAAG ATTAAAGATGCTACTGTCAACAATGGCAAAATCCTTCTGCAGATCGACAACGCTAAACTGGCTGCTGAGGACTTCAAGATAAA ACATGAGAATGAGGCGATGATACGGCAGTGTGTAAAAGCTGACGTTGATAACCTGCGTTGCATACTTGAGAAGACATGCCTTGCAAAAGCAGACCTGGAGACGCAGAACTGCGCTCTGCAGGAGGAGCTGGTGTATTTGAAGAAAACTCACCAGGAG GATGTGGCAGCACTACTGTGTCAGCTGACAGACAAAAAAGTGTGTGTGGAAGTGGATGCTGCTCCTCAGCAAGACCTGAAAAAGGTTTTGGAAGACACCCGTTGTCATTACGAGACCATCATAGACAAACATTGCAGAAAACAGGAGCGCTGGTTCAAAGAGAAGG TGGCAGATCTGTGTAAAGATGCGGCCACCAACACAGAGTGCCTAGAAACCTCCATATCCCAAATCTCAGATTTGCGACGCACTTTGCAGAGTCTGGAGATCGAGCTACAGTCTCAAATCAGCATG AAAGGAGCACTGGAGTGCTCACTGTTGGAAACAGAGGCTAGGTACAGCACTATGCTAGCAGGTTTCCAGAAACATATCGACACATACGAGGCAGAGCTTTGTCAGGTGCGCAGTGGCATTGAGCAGCAGGGCAGAGATTATGCTGCACTGCTGGACATCAAGAGCCGTCTGGAGCAGGAGATCGCCACCTACAGGTGTCTCCTGGAAAAGCAGGACATTAA gtCCTAA